Proteins from a single region of Thermonema lapsum:
- a CDS encoding sulfotransferase domain-containing protein, translating to MGRLYSLMKRILKGANHDTDNSNPYLLPRNPQQEDIYLVEFPKSGVTYLGFLLGNIELLLDGKNHEQISFFNYSQYIPDVSLIRGMPIRRWSRRTFIKSHEPFTPFYIHLIYLIRHPEDVMVSYYNYMRDEGLQATFPDFVASSKYGIRAWCNHVSSWVNNSSNARRIHLMRYEDLVQDPLTYLTELYHNLGVDVPESIIKTAIERSQLERMKQSEELYRKYHPTYRMNFVGKQGKIRKEELFSQFPDTRLLIQEEAEALLKRFYPES from the coding sequence ATGGGTAGATTATATTCCTTGATGAAGCGCATATTAAAGGGTGCCAATCATGACACCGATAACTCCAATCCATATCTGCTGCCCAGAAACCCTCAACAAGAGGACATTTACTTAGTGGAATTTCCCAAAAGTGGGGTTACCTATCTTGGTTTTCTACTGGGCAACATCGAGCTACTTTTAGACGGCAAGAATCATGAACAAATTTCATTCTTCAACTACTCACAATATATTCCGGATGTTAGTTTGATAAGAGGAATGCCCATAAGAAGGTGGTCAAGAAGAACATTTATAAAGTCCCATGAGCCATTTACACCTTTTTACATTCATTTGATATATCTCATTCGCCATCCCGAGGATGTAATGGTAAGTTACTACAATTATATGAGGGATGAAGGATTGCAAGCTACTTTCCCAGATTTTGTCGCATCGTCTAAGTATGGCATACGAGCGTGGTGCAATCATGTGAGCTCGTGGGTGAATAACAGCAGCAACGCGCGCCGTATACACCTGATGCGCTATGAAGATTTGGTACAAGACCCACTGACCTATTTGACTGAGTTGTATCATAATTTGGGGGTAGATGTTCCGGAGAGCATTATTAAAACAGCTATTGAGCGCTCTCAATTAGAGAGGATGAAGCAGTCGGAAGAACTGTATAGAAAATATCACCCTACCTACAGGATGAATTTTGTAGGTAAGCAGGGAAAAATAAGAAAAGAGGAGCTGTTCAGCCAGTTTCCGGATACTCGGCTTTTGATTCAGGAAGAAGCAGAGGCACTTTTAAAAAGATTTTATCCGGAAAGCTAA
- the cysC gene encoding adenylyl-sulfate kinase, which produces MKPRNIKWHQGRISLEDRHRRNKHKSGVIWLTGLPASGKSTLAYELEHRLFHAGMQVYVLDGDNIRHGLNRDLGFSAEDRRENLRRIAEVAKLFVEAGVITIAAFVSPYEQDRQDVRAIFDEDLYIEVYVKCPLEVCEQRDPKGLYEKARRQEIAHFTGVSAPYEPPSNPDLIIETHELSVEEGVNLILQEIKKRKWVDYIP; this is translated from the coding sequence ATGAAACCCCGCAATATCAAATGGCATCAAGGGCGTATATCTTTGGAAGACAGGCACCGAAGAAACAAACATAAAAGCGGAGTCATATGGCTCACGGGCTTACCGGCGTCGGGTAAGTCCACCCTTGCTTATGAACTGGAGCATCGTCTTTTTCATGCAGGCATGCAAGTCTATGTATTGGATGGGGACAATATTCGCCATGGATTAAACCGGGATTTGGGATTTAGTGCAGAAGACCGGAGGGAAAACCTTCGCCGAATTGCGGAGGTCGCCAAGTTATTTGTTGAAGCGGGAGTGATTACAATAGCAGCTTTTGTTTCACCATACGAACAAGACCGACAGGATGTGAGAGCGATTTTTGATGAAGACCTCTACATTGAGGTGTATGTAAAATGCCCGCTGGAAGTATGCGAGCAAAGAGACCCGAAGGGTTTGTATGAGAAGGCAAGACGCCAAGAAATTGCCCATTTTACAGGGGTAAGTGCTCCGTATGAACCACCATCCAATCCCGACCTTATTATAGAAACTCACGAGCTGTCTGTTGAAGAAGGAGTAAATTTGATATTACAGGAAATAAAGAAACGTAAATGGGTAGATTATATTCCTTGA
- a CDS encoding ABC transporter ATP-binding protein, with amino-acid sequence MAKTVIQVEEVWKRYRLGVIGATTLRDELKRLGAKLRNKEDPTVPLDESNHLNHKAKGSYVWALQNINLEIKEGEVIGIIGKNGAGKSTLLKILSKITAPTSGCVKIRGRMASLLEVGTGMHPELTGIENIYLNGAILGMSRREIKEKLDDIIDFAGIAKYADTPVKRYSSGMGVRLGFAVAAFLEADILIVDEVLAVGDVEFQKRAVGKMKEVSSRQGRTVLFVSHNMASIQSLCQRGILLHQGKVAFDGPVTPCIEQYVGLNNRMGQNESIRTRTDREGDGRVRFTSIELLSNQSVCTTVASGAHVTLRLYYTVNHSNPISDYDLCVNLYDKVGDFLGYLTTMTACTPPLPELKGSGYIDIDIPKLPLSEGIYRMDLYVASKGQIHDYVENAFNLVVSGGSFYGTERNSRPYWYGRHVLIDYKFIFPDT; translated from the coding sequence ATGGCAAAAACAGTAATACAGGTAGAGGAAGTCTGGAAACGCTATCGTTTGGGAGTGATAGGAGCTACTACTTTGCGGGATGAATTGAAGCGCCTTGGTGCGAAGTTGCGTAATAAGGAAGACCCTACCGTGCCTTTAGATGAAAGCAATCATTTGAACCATAAAGCAAAAGGTTCCTATGTATGGGCGCTTCAAAATATCAATCTGGAAATCAAAGAAGGTGAAGTAATCGGTATCATTGGCAAGAACGGGGCAGGAAAAAGTACCTTATTGAAAATTCTCTCTAAAATTACTGCCCCTACAAGCGGTTGCGTGAAAATAAGAGGACGTATGGCTTCTTTGCTGGAAGTAGGCACCGGTATGCATCCGGAATTGACAGGTATTGAAAATATCTATCTGAATGGTGCTATACTGGGCATGAGCCGTCGGGAAATCAAAGAAAAATTAGATGATATTATTGACTTTGCCGGCATTGCCAAGTATGCCGACACGCCAGTGAAACGTTATTCTTCAGGCATGGGTGTGCGGCTAGGCTTTGCCGTAGCTGCCTTCTTAGAGGCAGATATTCTCATTGTAGATGAAGTATTGGCGGTAGGAGATGTCGAATTTCAAAAGCGGGCAGTAGGCAAAATGAAAGAGGTGAGCAGCAGACAGGGACGCACAGTGCTGTTTGTAAGTCATAATATGGCAAGTATACAAAGTCTGTGTCAAAGAGGGATTTTATTACACCAAGGCAAAGTGGCTTTCGATGGACCAGTGACTCCTTGCATAGAACAATACGTGGGCTTGAATAATCGCATGGGGCAGAACGAATCCATAAGGACCCGTACAGATAGGGAGGGAGATGGCAGAGTTCGCTTTACTTCTATAGAGCTACTCTCCAACCAAAGTGTGTGTACAACAGTGGCGTCAGGTGCACATGTTACGCTTAGATTATATTACACCGTGAACCACTCTAATCCTATATCGGACTATGACCTTTGTGTTAACCTCTATGATAAAGTAGGAGACTTTCTGGGCTACCTTACAACGATGACAGCATGTACTCCTCCCTTACCAGAATTAAAGGGCAGTGGATATATAGATATTGATATTCCAAAATTGCCGCTTTCAGAAGGTATTTACAGAATGGACTTGTATGTTGCGTCCAAAGGGCAGATACATGACTATGTCGAAAATGCCTTTAACCTTGTAGTCTCAGGTGGAAGCTTTTATGGAACAGAGCGAAACAGTCGCCCTTATTGGTATGGACGACATGTGCTTATTGATTATAAATTTATTTTTCCCGATACATGA
- a CDS encoding ABC transporter permease, giving the protein MEKHTAKNLASREQEWTEVIEAHKPWWKLNIAELWRYRDLVILLVRRDFVAYYKQTILGPLWHLITPLLSTLIYTVIFGNIAKLPTDGIPPFLFYLCGITFWGYFAKCLASTADTFVGNRHIFSKVYFPRLVMPLSQVISAGIGFLIQLGLFLIFAAYAFWQGAPIHFSWAIYLFPLLVLLMVILGLGMGIIISAMTTKYHDLRHAVSFGVQLLMYATPVIYPLSMVPPQWQKYLLLNPLTSLMELFRLSLLGEGFFELAWFAYSMLMCVLILLVGVFSFNRVERVFIDTV; this is encoded by the coding sequence ATGGAAAAACATACTGCTAAGAACTTGGCATCGCGAGAGCAAGAGTGGACAGAAGTAATAGAGGCACATAAACCCTGGTGGAAGCTGAACATCGCAGAATTATGGCGCTATAGAGATTTAGTCATCTTGCTGGTGCGACGCGATTTTGTAGCATATTACAAGCAAACTATTTTAGGTCCTTTGTGGCATTTGATAACTCCGCTGCTAAGCACTTTGATTTACACGGTGATTTTCGGCAATATAGCCAAGCTGCCGACCGATGGCATTCCTCCTTTCCTTTTTTATTTGTGTGGTATTACGTTTTGGGGATATTTTGCCAAATGCCTTGCTTCCACCGCAGATACATTTGTTGGCAATCGACATATATTTTCAAAAGTTTACTTTCCCCGTTTGGTTATGCCGCTGTCGCAGGTGATAAGTGCAGGTATTGGCTTTTTGATACAATTGGGTTTGTTTTTGATATTTGCAGCATATGCCTTTTGGCAAGGTGCACCTATCCATTTTTCATGGGCGATTTATTTGTTTCCCCTGCTTGTATTGCTGATGGTTATATTGGGGCTGGGAATGGGTATCATCATCTCGGCAATGACTACCAAATATCATGATTTGCGTCATGCCGTGAGCTTTGGGGTGCAGTTGCTTATGTATGCTACGCCTGTCATCTACCCTTTATCGATGGTGCCACCTCAATGGCAAAAATATTTGCTTTTAAATCCTTTGACTTCGTTGATGGAATTATTTCGTTTATCTTTATTGGGGGAAGGTTTTTTTGAGCTGGCTTGGTTTGCTTACAGTATGCTTATGTGTGTACTGATTTTACTGGTGGGAGTTTTCAGCTTCAACCGGGTCGAGCGTGTATTTATAGATACAGTATAA
- a CDS encoding PKD domain-containing protein, translating into MRISKGLLFLLLFGLLSFVAYDAMAQCVVDTSTGFGLPASVCPDSSVALSNPATSANTWEWYFCADALEKAPTISNALLLNGNIITDPRLVRDGDDYYLFASSRETNELVRVYLGNSPLNAPQERAQYFNFSSLDKPEPIDFIQENGQWYAVVANIGYVGGSKSFVRLSFGNSLGNTPVATSLGDLGLPALSRGLKLVKQGGNYYMLVANATSNKLYVVKFGSSITNSIDASSIIQEVSFAAGNYIWNVDVFEDCGKVYAWVLGLLGNKVYLLNFATGLENAPTVYDRSAEIGLSRPAGSYSLRVGKKVHTVFLAETGGSLKHAFFSSDITSAPTVQTYSITVERIKGITGYFYQGILHLWAANYNTRVVYRLSFNGCDASDAYSTDPNPTVSYHGLGSRRVVMVATQGNGAQSIYEDNINIDNNSIIADFSFSGQCVGSNTVFTNNSVGNFANISQWTWDFGDGSPVSNAQSPVHTYALAGNYTVTLTAQALNGCVTTAVKTVSISGALVADFQYTGNACVNNQLTFEDLSTWSFNPPHATNGYYWNFGDGTYSVEANPRKVYTAAGDYLVQLTIRDAGGCMASVSKMVSIIQGPIAYFEPPALICQGNAVQFFSQSTGSIAAYEWTIDGQVISTEANPFLTFSTPGTHEVSLRVFSPNGCDNLYSQNVDVKGLPIVLFTSTPSRTNPLSIDFFNQSSGGVSFLWDFGDGSQSNDLSPSHVYSLPGIYRVELTATSVDGCSSSFAKDIEVGKLDRDLVLDSLWLPANGNTAKLIVANNGNIAVASFKIRLTAGEELVADTTVSTLLNSGQSQEIEIPLTLTGKDLMERNYLCASVNLVNYEDAQPTDNEKCIPTRNGLYVYMPAPNPANQSLMLRWVHDRQLAIDCQLYNTRGESVWQHRFDTFAIPAEYELNTSFLPVGLYFLKVSDGQRFFVYRVIIQR; encoded by the coding sequence ATGAGGATTAGTAAGGGCTTGCTCTTTCTTTTATTATTTGGGTTGCTTTCTTTTGTAGCGTATGATGCAATGGCACAGTGCGTGGTAGATACCAGTACTGGTTTTGGGTTGCCTGCCTCTGTTTGCCCGGACAGCTCTGTGGCATTGAGCAATCCGGCTACTTCTGCCAACACTTGGGAGTGGTATTTCTGTGCCGATGCTTTGGAGAAGGCTCCTACCATTAGCAATGCTTTGCTTTTGAATGGCAACATCATTACTGATCCTCGGTTAGTACGCGACGGTGATGACTATTATCTGTTTGCAAGCAGTCGTGAAACGAACGAGTTGGTTCGTGTCTATTTGGGCAATTCACCTCTGAATGCTCCGCAGGAGAGGGCGCAGTACTTTAATTTTAGTTCCTTGGACAAGCCGGAACCGATTGATTTTATTCAAGAAAATGGGCAATGGTATGCCGTTGTAGCAAATATAGGGTACGTGGGAGGCAGTAAGTCTTTTGTGAGACTTAGCTTTGGCAATAGTCTCGGCAACACACCTGTTGCGACCAGCTTGGGAGATTTGGGCTTGCCGGCATTGAGCAGGGGGCTTAAACTTGTAAAGCAAGGTGGGAATTATTATATGCTGGTAGCCAATGCCACAAGCAACAAACTTTATGTAGTGAAGTTTGGTAGTTCCATTACAAATAGCATTGATGCAAGCAGTATTATACAAGAGGTAAGTTTTGCTGCAGGTAATTACATATGGAATGTTGATGTTTTTGAAGATTGTGGCAAAGTATATGCGTGGGTGCTGGGGTTGTTGGGCAATAAAGTATATCTTTTGAATTTTGCCACAGGGCTTGAAAATGCTCCTACTGTATATGACAGGAGTGCGGAAATTGGGCTCAGCCGCCCAGCAGGAAGCTACAGTTTGCGAGTAGGAAAAAAAGTGCATACGGTTTTCTTGGCTGAAACTGGAGGAAGCTTAAAACATGCCTTTTTTTCTAGCGACATAACTTCAGCACCTACGGTTCAAACCTACAGTATTACAGTAGAACGTATAAAGGGAATAACGGGCTATTTCTACCAAGGCATTTTACATTTGTGGGCAGCTAACTACAATACCCGTGTGGTTTATCGCCTGTCGTTTAATGGGTGCGATGCAAGCGACGCTTATTCAACAGACCCTAACCCTACGGTAAGTTATCACGGTTTGGGAAGCCGGCGGGTGGTCATGGTGGCTACACAAGGGAATGGCGCACAAAGTATTTACGAAGACAACATAAATATCGATAACAACAGCATCATTGCAGATTTCAGTTTTTCAGGGCAGTGCGTGGGGTCAAACACTGTTTTTACAAACAACAGTGTTGGTAATTTTGCCAATATCTCACAATGGACATGGGACTTTGGCGATGGCAGTCCGGTATCGAATGCCCAGAGCCCGGTGCATACCTATGCTTTGGCAGGTAATTACACAGTAACACTTACGGCACAGGCACTCAATGGCTGTGTGACAACAGCAGTGAAAACAGTTTCTATTTCAGGTGCCCTTGTGGCTGATTTTCAATATACGGGCAACGCTTGTGTGAATAACCAGCTTACGTTTGAAGATTTGAGCACATGGAGTTTCAACCCACCCCATGCAACAAATGGTTACTATTGGAATTTTGGCGACGGCACTTATTCTGTAGAAGCCAATCCGAGAAAGGTGTACACTGCTGCGGGGGACTATCTCGTGCAGTTGACCATTCGAGATGCCGGTGGTTGTATGGCTTCTGTCTCAAAAATGGTTTCTATTATTCAGGGTCCCATAGCGTATTTCGAGCCCCCTGCTCTCATTTGTCAGGGCAATGCCGTTCAGTTTTTTTCTCAGAGCACAGGGAGCATCGCTGCTTATGAGTGGACTATCGATGGACAAGTAATAAGTACGGAAGCGAACCCTTTTCTGACCTTTTCTACACCCGGAACGCACGAAGTAAGCTTGCGCGTGTTTTCGCCCAATGGCTGTGACAACTTATATTCTCAAAATGTAGATGTAAAAGGCTTGCCGATTGTTTTATTTACAAGCACGCCCTCCAGAACCAATCCTCTGAGCATTGATTTCTTCAATCAGAGTAGTGGGGGGGTAAGTTTTCTATGGGACTTTGGCGATGGCTCACAATCCAACGACTTATCTCCCTCGCATGTCTATTCATTGCCTGGTATTTACCGGGTGGAGCTTACGGCTACCAGCGTGGACGGATGCAGTAGTTCTTTCGCAAAGGATATAGAGGTGGGCAAGTTGGACCGTGATTTAGTCTTAGATAGTCTGTGGTTACCTGCCAACGGAAACACAGCTAAGCTGATAGTTGCCAATAATGGAAACATCGCCGTTGCTTCGTTTAAGATAAGGTTAACCGCCGGCGAGGAGCTCGTTGCAGACACTACTGTCTCTACATTGCTTAATAGTGGTCAGTCACAGGAGATAGAAATACCCCTCACGCTCACAGGAAAAGATTTAATGGAAAGAAATTACCTTTGTGCTTCGGTGAACTTGGTCAACTATGAAGATGCTCAACCGACAGACAACGAAAAGTGCATACCTACCCGCAATGGTCTTTATGTCTATATGCCGGCACCTAATCCGGCGAATCAGTCATTGATGCTTCGTTGGGTACATGACCGGCAATTGGCAATAGATTGCCAACTCTACAACACGCGAGGCGAGTCGGTATGGCAGCATCGTTTTGATACTTTCGCCATACCCGCTGAATATGAGTTGAATACTTCGTTTTTGCCTGTAGGTCTCTATTTTCTAAAAGTCAGTGACGGGCAGCGTTTTTTTGTATATCGAGTCATCATTCAACGCTGA